The following nucleotide sequence is from Zea mays cultivar B73 chromosome 1, Zm-B73-REFERENCE-NAM-5.0, whole genome shotgun sequence.
aaatggtatatcggtcgatgataggatctttactctatttatgtgcatctcgaccggatattatgctttttgtatgcatgtgtgcaagatttcaggcaaatcctaaggaagttcacctgagggtcatgaagagaatcatgagatacttagtttacactcctaagttttggctttggtaccccaagggatccacttttgatttaataggatattccgatgccgattggatagggtgtaaaattgacagaaagagcacatcagggacttgtcaatttctgggaagatccctggtgtcatgggcttcaaagaaacaaaacttcgtagctctttccaccgccgaagccgagtacattgccgcagaccattgttgcgcgcaattactttggatgaggcaaacccttagggactatggctacaaattgagcaaagtccctcttctatgtgataatgagagtgcaatctgcatggcggataatcccgttgaacacagccgcactaagcacatagatattcagtatcactttctaagagatcaccaacaaaggggggatatcgaaatagcttatgtaaacactaagaatcaattagctgatatctttaccaagccattagatgagaaaacctttagcaaacttaggaatgaactaaatatacttgattctcggaattttgaatgaaatattgcacacatagcttaatttatatacctttgattatgtctctttcaaattggtacaaatgcatacttCTTATTATTCCTATGCCAAgactaagactaatgtgttttcaagtatatccttatgattagtcttagattgaaagggaaatggagtattcggcaaagacaaggcttccacttaaCTCTAACGGTATCACTTATCCTTTGTCGCTACTCCACAAACTCTCAATGGTatgatcttcactcatatttatttcacCATTTGGGAGAAggtattaggccccaaagggggagaaagttccaAAAGGGCTCTcacagtctccgtttttggcgattaatgccaaagagggagagagtattaagcccaaagaaaaaggaccgcaccaccatttcaaaaaatcTTGAAACAAAGTTTTAATTGGTATTTATTTCAATTGATGTATTCTCAAATTAGTATTTTGTATCAATTGGTATCtacctcaaaaccctcttgaaaagctaagaggagaatttcattcagggggttttaatttagtcaaaggaaaagcatttgaaactgggggagaaatttcaaatcttaaaaatgcttattGCAATAAcatttctatacctttgactatttgcaaaagactttgaaaagattttccaaaaagatttccaaaaacaaaacaagtggtgcaaatgtggtccaaaatgttaaataaaagaaaaagcaatCCATTGATACTCagtgagattttcaattggtttaactccaagtaacctatgcacattctaaatgcaaactagttacatttatgcactttatatttgctttggattgtgttggcatcaatcaccaaaaaggggagattgaaaggaaaattgggttaaccattttctataattaattttgttggttgatagtcaacacaaacGCATGGGCTAACtaatttgtctagaattcatgtattacaggtgcataaggttcaacacaaaccaataaaagaatcaagttagggacacaattttaaaggagcaaaaggacttgagtgtgctgaagattggcgcaccggacagtgtccggtgcaccaggaccgtacagctatcaaccagccactctcaggaaaacgaaggcgctataattcatcggactatccggtgagccagcggagcaacgactatctgcgccaacggtcgactctgatagAGGAACAATGCAGCACAAtaccgcgcagaagtcagagcagcaaagtcagaggggcaccggactgttcggtgtggcgctggactgtccggtgccgcaagaggacgaagctccaacggtcgacccagcTCTAAACCCTAATGGTCGGATGacgtggtggtgcaccggacaaggaacagtgcctgtccgatgacgcaccggactgtccggtgcgcccatcgccagcagccttggcCAACGGCTAcaaggtggttgggggctataagtacccccccaccaccaccacaacctttggtatccaagtttttcagaaataacattcaatacaagagctagtgcattcactccaagacacatttccaaagatcaaaccctctccaagtctagaattcatctcaaccaattagtgacttgagagagagtgtgttcgtgtttttttgcgctcttgtttcttagattgcctttcttccttcctcacttcatttctaagtgcttgtaagcaaagcaagagacacctaagagtgtggtggtctgtaaggaaaatggacccagtgccatttggctcaataggttttggtgtttgatgatcaacaaaaCATgtcgactaatgtgtttgctagtgtttatatttatagttcacaggatgcaaaaaggattggactaagacactgaggatgaaacacctcaaatgaagacataaaagagcttaaaagtccaagactcaagaccaaaggAGCCCAAAAACAAAAAACAGAAAACCTAGAAGATGGACTGTcagctggcgcaccggtggcacacagttggctcactggtggcacacagttggctcaccggtggcacatagttggcgcacaggacatcCAACAGAGTTTCCATTTGCTCGATGTCTAAGAGGAGGCACCGGAcaatcactattcactgtccggtgcacgtaaCGACTAGATGTCAGAACTAGTCGTTGGCTGCACACCGTTGGCACACAGCtggctcaccggtggcgcacagttggctcaccgttggcacactaatggcgcactggactgtccggtgtgtcagaagtAGCCATTGGCTGcacaccgttggcacacagttggctcaccggtggcacacagttggcgcaccgttggcacacagttggcacgctgttggctgacaggactgtctagtgtgccacctgtaggattacggggatgctacactagcgcaaaacaaaattttcaaccccataataccaagaactactgcgtttataggtcatggaattaccactagacgcgcagagcagcggaagacgtctcgatgtagacgaacgcgtcgagcagtgccgtgcagtcgtcggtgtccttcacgtcctcgcacggttcgtccaagtgctccagatgaagcacctccgaggtatccacacgtacagggaggaagcgccgcgtaccgaactgctaggttcgcgacggcggcttggcgagggcgagaggcgagcggcggctgctggtttgcaggtggcgaattaggttatccttaaccgcgcccccgcccctcattatataggcgttatggtgggcttctgacgccgaggcccatcattaaccctaaagcccagtctaatttcggatctaatccgaattaggcttccttccccttaagtgtgtgaccctataggttcacgtacaaatagacatagcccgagtactcttacttggcccaataattgacagcggcctctagcaagacatgtcaactcctatgtgtacgtaaagatcatatcagacgaaccattgcgacattacgtacatgttgttccctttgtctcacgatatttggtttggctctaagctgacctctctttctcgatactgtgaattggaatcctttcaatggttaactcttaaccctagcacgaccatgcatttcttgatccaatcactcgaggggcccagagatatctctctcacaaagagagggacaaattccatcttgactgaccatgcctcatagcatgcttcctgacaaacccaaaactacctttataactacccagttacgggatagcgtttgatagtccctaagtaagtcaattcacatcttgagaacatgcgacaatctcaggtctaaggatacaatattcatgttgcaagaagagaactatattacaatatctcacgttgggtcagtccagcctcatgtcatacatgcgcccacattattagtttaacatctccatgttcatgacttgtgaaatgtagtcatcaactaatacatgtgctagtcatcgactctgactagggacatcatttagaataaccatataagtaaagaatctcacaaacaattcacataattgctaatcaatacaaggtgccttccatggatattcaattaagcaatatatatcatggatacaaagaaatatgctcatctctatgattatctctagggcatatttctaacaccacccttacaacagtctgcttttcaacggctagttgagttggggcctatatatacttcacccaaccaaccatttgaaggtgtgggagcccaagcaacataccaaggcatattgtaaacatttccaagtgctcaaacacccaagtacttaatagaatcactcggtgattagcgtaggtgctttgcgaagtgcttaggttagttagactgcattagcgcttgctctaggtgaatcctagttagttgagtgagtttagacaaaccacataacccctcggctcttgcgcgaaccgttgtaattgtaccgagtggggcgagagtcttgcgagaccgttacaaccgcgtttgtgtcacggccgccacagtGTACCGAAGGGAACAAGGCCCACAGCatttcagccggaagctcgatagtggagacggcggggagcgtccgagaggagccggaagcggagcaccacttgcgtgtggagaaggcctgcagctctctacggagttactcgaccgaggtgcttggccctcgcatgggcttccctttgcgtagggacaccaacgaggattagtcgggaccttgcgtggttccggatacctcaatAAATATatcagcgtcatccacgagagtttgcatctctaccttgctctttagcttccgcatttatattaagcatttaaggctCAATCTTGTGTTTATAGTTATATTGTTGTAGATTGGAACTTAgcaattgcggtagagatagcaacacttagacaaaacctagtttacacattctagtttgattaattgcataggttttgctctagggatttatttgtggcctagtttattgaaagttttagaagtcctaattcaccccccctcttaggcgtcacctgtttctttcatggtccttgcggggtcttagcgacccgtgtgattaagggaaaggctcactcggtctaagtgactgtttgagagagggaaagggttgaaatagacccggtctttgtgacctcctcaatgggtactaggttctttggaaccgaaccttggtaaaacaaatcatcgtgttcattcgcttgattctcatttgatttgttttcctcctCTCTCCCAGacatgaatttaattctaacgctaaccctggcttgtagtgtgtgcttaaagttataaatttcaggttacgcctattcacccccctctaggcgactttcaaatgcAGGGTCATTCTTCTTGTAATTTCTATAAGGGGTTTTGTTTTGAATCCTATTGGGTACACATTGACGGGTTCAAAGATGTAGTTCAACAAGCTTGGACGGCCACAGTTAACTCCTCTAATGCCATTCTTCGGCTATATGTTAAAATGGTCCGCACGGCCAGAGCCCTTAAAGCCTGGAGACGACACACGGTCGGTAACATCAAAGTGCAATTGGCTATCATTAAGATTGTCCTTACCATGCTGGAAAAGGCACAGGAAAATAGAACACTTTCTAGTGAGGAACTTGACTTCAGGAGAAGGCTAAAAATCAAAATTCTTGGCCTTGCAGGCATCCAATTATCAATTGCTAGACAACATTCCAAACAgacctgggtgcggttgggtgatgCGAACACAATTTTTTTTCATTTGATGGCCAACCACAAAAAAAGAAAAAACTTTATTAGATCCCTGAATCGTGGAGACTGCCTGTTAACTAGTCAGGAAGATAAGCTACAAGAGGCCCATAGACATTTCCTTGAGATTCTCGGCACTAGAGGTGGGAGGAACAATGTTGTTCGTTGGGAAAATCTAGGCTACTCGCCTTTTGAGTTATCCGATTTGGACACCATGATCAATGATGATGAGATCAAGAATGCAGTTATGGGCATGCATTCAGAGAAAGCGCCTGGACCTGATGGTTTTATAGGGCTTTTCTACAAGGGTTGTTTTGAGGTGATTAGAGAAGACCTTTCCAACGCGATCAATGATTTTTATCATCACAAATTCAAAAGACTGCATCTGGTCAATGAGGCAAACATCGTTCTTCTACCAAAAATGGAGAATCCTGACATGATAGATCTATTTAGACCAATCAGCCTTATCAATAGTTGTATGAAGATTATAACCAAAATAATGGCAACAAGGCTGGTGCCGCGTATGAATGAAATTGTCTCCACTACCCAAAATGATTCCATTCAAAAGCGATCAATTCATGATAACTTCCTCTACATCCAGAAGGTGATTAAAAAACTTCACAAGAGCAAACAAGCAGCTTTATTTGTCAAGCTAGACATATCAAAAGCTTTTGACTCTCTTAATTGGGCATATCTTCTAGACGTCTTAAGAGCCCTAGGCTTCACCTAAAAATGGAGAGATTGGATTGCTACCATCCTTGGTTCATCTTTGTCCAAAATCATCATTAATGGTCAGcaaaccaaagcaatcaagcacaTGAGAGGGGTGTGTCAGGGTGACCCACTAGCGCCTTTTCTCTTCATCCTCGCAATGGAACCCCTACAACGTATGATTGAAATGGCAGCTCATGAGGGGCTATTGGGCCAGGTATTACCCAATGGGGCAAAGTTTCGTTGTTCTCTATATGCAGATGATGCAGGGGTGTTTGTTAGAGCAAACAAACTAGACCTCAAAGTTCTAAAAAGAATTCTAGAAGCTTTCGAAGGGTGTTCAGGTCTAAAAATCAATTTTGAGAAAACAGAGATTTTTTCGATACGTTATCCTGAATCTTTATGGTCAAATTTAATGGAAGTTTTTCCGGGCATGTACTCTAACTTCCCTGGCAAGTATCTCGGGCTACCTCTTCACTTCAGGAATATTAAAAGAATAGAGTTTCAACCTCTAATTGAGAAAATCAATAAAAGGCTTGCTGGGTCGAAAGGTAGGCTTCTTTCAAAGGCAGATAGGGAAACCTTGGTTAAATCTGTGTTGACCACGCAACCGATTTATCTTCTAAATGTTTTCCTAGCTCAGAAATGGTTACTTAAAAGGATTGATAAGATAGAAGGAACTTCTTTGGAAAGGAGAAAATCTGGATTCATGTAGTGGGGGTCATTGCCTGATCAATTGGGCTACAACTTGTTTGCTAAAGAATAAGGGAGGTCTTGGCATCCTTGATCTTGAGCGCTTTGCAAGAGCGTTAAGGCTTAGATGGCTGCGGCTACGATGGACGAATAGAGACAAATCATGGACTAGGTTGCAACTACCTTGTGATAAAGCAGATGCTGATCTATTTAATGCATCTACGATTGTAACAATTGGTGATGGCAAAACGACCGATTTCTGGAGATCAAATTGGATTCAGGGTCACGCGCCAAAGAACATTGCGCCAACCTTATTCATGAAAGCAAAGAGGAAAAATATCTCGGTGTGCCAAGCCCTTACAAACAATCGTTGGATGCACTTTTGTTCTCCTTACACACATGAGGAAGAAATAAAAGAATTCATCTCCCTCTGGCAAGGTATCAATAGCACTCATGAACTCAATGATCTGGACGATACTATTTTATGGAGGTGGACGACGGATTGGAATTACAATTCAAGTAGTGCATACAAAATTCAGTTCACAACGATTTTTTGTAAAATCAAAATTTCTCCTATCTGGAAAGCGAGAATTGAGCCAAAATGTTGTTTTTTCGCAGGGTCCATGTTGCATAACAAAATTCTGACTGTGGACAACCTACAAAAGCGGGGATGGCCTTGCAATCCAATTTGCTGCCTTTGCAACTTATCACACGAAACTATGCCTCATTTAGGCAAAGACTGTCTGTTTTCTGTAGAGGTTTGGAACATGATCCTATCTTGGCCAATCTGTCCTTCCTAAGTGGTGTTTCTAACCTCGGGTCGTTGTATGATTGGTGGAAGAGATTAAGGAATCGTTGTTGCAAGGAGTCAAACAAGATTTTTGATGGACTCCTCATCTGTTTCTGGTGGAATATATGGTTGGAAAGAAATAACAGAATCTTTCAGAGACTTCAAAGATCTGCTATCCAGGTTACACAATTGGTGAAAGATCAAATTGGGAGTTTTAGTGTATGTTAGATTGATGAGTTAGTGTATGTtttctcctttttttctttttttcttttgctCGATCTTCCGGAGACTGTTATCTATTTCTCTTCTAATATATTGAAGATGCAAGTCTTTTGCCGCTTCCTTTCAAAAAAAAAGATATCTTGGACCCtatgatggtgatatcctggcccaaggcttaatagaattaatagagtatgcataccaacaaggtacattttctttttcggaagtctatctcgaaataacctccaagttaagcgtgcttggcttggaccaatttgggatgggtgaccaaccgGGGAGTTttatcgggtgcgcatgagtgaggataaaatgtgcacaaaagacctgtgttggtctgtggggacaatatatgatcctagagagctgtcaggagtaagtaccgccggtccagggattggacggggtgttacaagtggtatcagagtcgACCCTCGAGATTTCACGGGCGTGTgcgggctagggggttcgggtgtatggcgcatggcgcatgtgggcctagagtggtcacatggtatggcatatgacgacactagacacatagacgtggctaagaggggaggttcctggattggagtTGATCGACGAGGACGTCGATCTTTTAAGGGTGTGGATTATGATATCCTACCCCCTGGGatagtgatatcctggcccaaggcttaatagaattaatagactaTATAATCCAACAAGGTgaccttctttttcggaagcctatctcgaaagaacctccaagttaagcgtgattgacttggagcaatttgggatgggtgattgaccggaaagttttctcgagtgcgcatgattgaggacaaagtgtgcacaaaagacacgtgttgtgttggtctgtggggacaatatatgatactagagagctgtcaggagtaagtaTCGTCGGTCCATAGATTGGACTGGGTGTTACATTGGCTCCTCTAGAAAAACAACTCTCTCCTTGATTTCAGAACGAGCCTCTAGAGAAGTACCTCATTTGGTTCAAAACACAACTCCTCCTATTTTCGCATGAGAGGGGAGGACAACCTCTTTTGGGGCTCTCTACTTTGCTCGGTTTCTAGGGACGACTCCGTATTTTTATGGAGAAGCCAGCTCAGGAGTCCTTTTGGTAGATTTTTTTGAAAGAGTTGTTGGAGGAGGGCAATGTGGGGGAGTAGGGAGTGATGGATAGAAGGGAAGTAGTGACACACGTGGAAACTTGTGGTTTATATAAAGCAAAAATAAATGGTTTTAAAAAATGGAGTTAAAAAATAGTGTTGTAGGTCAAAGACAAAAATCGATCCAAAATCATGAGGAAGGTAAATTAAATAAGACCTTTTCTATTTGGTGGGATGGTGGTCTGGCCCAATTCTTCGCCTATGGTTTGGCCCAATTGATGGACACTAGCAATAAGCTCAAGAGTAAAAAGGCCCAAATCGTTAGTTCTTCTAGGAGTACCATCTCTAGGTGATCTCGGTGATTTCAGTAAAAACTATAAATCGATTAATCCTATAGCCTACGATCACCATACCCCTGTGACTTACGGACGAGGGTTGTAGCCTTGTGGGTGCGGCTCCACTAACCAGCAGTAGAGGGATAGATGCAATGCAACCAGCGGTGATCCTGAGATTTTAGGGACTCATGAGTCATGACAAGATTTAAAATAGGGACACTTCTAGTTATTTTTTATGCATAAATTTTATCAATATAAACACTCGAGATTGTAAATAAAAAGATATATATTACAATATTACCTTTAAAAATTTCTTCTAACATGTTTAGATATAATTCGATTGTGAAAACATCGTAGCCGCCAACTCTTTAATACATTGGTGCTAAACTATTGTATCATATACTAAAGTTATATATAAAATTGGGGCCGTATAGATTTGGGGGTCCGGAGCGGCGGCCCCTCTGCCCCACCCTCAGGGTCACCACTGAATGCAACAAGGTTTATGGGGGGTCCTTTATAGTTCAGAGTTTAGAGTTCAGTATGTGTTATTTTTCGCCGCATTTACTGCAGTATTTTACATGCAGTTTTTTTAGCCGATGATGGTGTCTTCCAGTACCGGCCCAATTATGCTTCAGGTTATGGTAATCACATTTGGGTTTCGCTGATATCTCCACGCTAGATTCAGCGCCCACACGGCCAGTAGAATGGTTTATTAGTTAATCTGCACTTGCAGTAAAAGCCTGCTCCACTGCGATTTATGGGACTAGTTTGTCACTGTTTCACTGAAAGTTCATGATAACAACCAGAACACCTTAATTAATCTGCAACAAGATTTCACAATTGAGGTCTCCATTTTACCATGTATATATTCATGAGTGGAAGTGTTATATATACTGATCATCTATCCTCATCAAGGCGCCCACCACCTCCCTCATGGAAGGCCTCGACTCGAAGGCCACCTGGGTGCAGGAAATCGCCATGTCCAGTACGTCCAGCGCCTTTGCCTTCTCGTCTTCAGGCCAGTACATGATCTCCTCGTCCAGAAATGTCATCACGCTGCAGCAGTCAGCGTGCTTCAGGTTCAGCCTCATCCAGGCCACAATGTCAACGCCGTCTCCGAAAGCAGGGTCGACGGGCATCCTCCTGCACAGGAGCTCCAGCAGCACCACGCCGTAGCTGTAGACGTCGCTCTTCTCCGTCAGCCTCGTGTTGTATCCATGCTCTGCAGGTTTTCCGACAACACAAGTCAACTGACATAGCAGCAGATGACACACGGCATCGGAATGGCTGTGAATTCTGCAGTTTCTGGAGTTACCTGGAGCGATGTAGCCAAGGGTGCCGACCACAACGGACACCGTGGCATCTGCGTCCTCGTCGCCTACGATCTTCCCCATACCGAAGTCCGCGATCTTGGGCACCAGATCCGCGTCCATGAGAATGTTGCTCGACTTGACATCCCGATGAACCACCATCGGCACGCAGTCATGGTGCAGGTACGACAGGCCCTGCGCCGCGCCGAGGGCGATCTGGTGGCGGGCCTTCCAGTCGAGAGCCACCACCTGAGGCTTCCGCCCGTGCAGCAGCTCGAACAGTGTGCCTCGGGGCATGTACTCGGAGAGGATCACGCCGAAGTTGCCGCGGATGCAGTACCCCTCCATCTTGACGATGTTCCGGTGCCTCACCATGTTGAGGATCTTCATCTCGATGGGGAACTTGACCCGCGACAGGTCCACCGTCTTCACCGCCCACCGCCTCCCCGGGGCGAGCTCCGTCCGGTACACCGTGCCGTGGCGGCCCCTCCCGATCACGTACTTCTCGCTCCAGTTGTCGGTGGCGCGGATGATGTCGTCGTAGCTCAGGTCCTCCGGCAGCTCCTCCGTCGTCGTCGCGTCCAGCCCGCGCACCGAGACGCGCTTCGCCAGCAGGCGCCGCCGCGACGTCTTCACCGCGTAGCGAACAGCGCACAGCCCGGAAGCCATGACGGCCAGAGACGACAGCAGCAGCGCCACGATGATCCGCGTGTTCCTTCTTGTGCGACTCCTGTACTGGTTCTTGGAGCAAGCTGCGTCTTCAGGCCGTACGCAGAGCTGAGGGTTTCCCAGAAACCCGTCGGCTGGGAGCTTGTTGGCCCAGCCGACGGGGAGCGGACCGGAGAGCCGATTGAACGACACGTTCGCCGCGGAGAGCGAGACCATGTTGCTCAGCTGTGATGGGATCGGGCCAGACAGGGAGTTCTCTGACAGGTCAAGCATTTCCAGCATGCGAAGGTTGCCGAGGCTGCTTGGGATCGTGCCGCTCAGCATGTTGCTGCTCATGTTTATGATCTGGGAGATGAACTGGAGCTTGCCTAGGCTCCATGGCACAGCTCCCTCCAGGGAGTTGCCGCCGAGCTGCAGCTCTAGGAGGCCCTGCGTTGAGGTGAAGGCGTCCGGGATCTCCCCGCTGAGCTTGTTCCCACCGAGCACCAGATGCTGCAGGCTACCGAGCGATACGATCTCTGCAGGTATGCTTCCGTTGAGAAGGTTGTTCTCAAGATCCAAACGGACGAGTCCCCTGCAGTTTCCCAGCTCGTGTGGTATTCGCCCGGACAGCTTGTTCGACGACAGGTTCAGGTCGCCAAGATGGGCGAGAGCGCCGAGCTCGGGTGGTATGGGACCGGAGAAGCTGTTCCTGGATAGATCAAGCACCGTGAGGTTCCGCCATGAACCGAGCACGCTTGGTATCCTGCCGTCAAACCGGTTGCCGCCCAGTTCCACGTACGACCACCCGGTGTTTATCCCCAGATCTGAAGGGAAGCTCCCGCTGAACAGGTTGTTCGCAAGACGGGCCCTCCACAGAGACTGGCACTTGATGATCTCACTCGGAATGCCCCCGCTGAATCTGTTCAGCGCAAGGTCGAGAATGGCGAGCTGACCTCCGGTGCAGAGACCAGGTGGGATC
It contains:
- the LOC103645139 gene encoding leucine-rich repeat receptor-like protein kinase PEPR2, with product MSCAAALSLLVALAASVAPAAASQGAGNGDGDAAVLRAFLVSLPPSSQRILLPSWNATNSSSSTGSSHCAFRGVECTAAGAVAAVNLSGLALSGALAASAPGLCALPALAALDLSLNSFTGAVPAALAACSALATLDLSNNSLSGAVPRELAALPALTDLRLSGNGLTGPVPEFPARCGLRYLSLYGNRISGALPRSLGNCVNLTVLFLSSNRIGGALPDVFGSLPMLQKLYLDSNLFAGALPESVGELGSLERFVASTNCFNGSIPASIGRCGSLTTLLLHNNQFTGPIPASIGNLSRLQWLTIKDTFVTGAIPPEIGRCQELVILDLQNNNLTGTIPPELAELKKLRSLSLYRNMLHGPVPAALWQMPELEKLALYNNSLSGEIPEEINHMRNLRELLLAFNNFTGELPQGLGSNTTHGLVWVDVMGNHFHGAIPPGLCTGGQLAILDLALNRFSGGIPSEIIKCQSLWRARLANNLFSGSFPSDLGINTGWSYVELGGNRFDGRIPSVLGSWRNLTVLDLSRNSFSGPIPPELGALAHLGDLNLSSNKLSGRIPHELGNCRGLVRLDLENNLLNGSIPAEIVSLGSLQHLVLGGNKLSGEIPDAFTSTQGLLELQLGGNSLEGAVPWSLGKLQFISQIINMSSNMLSGTIPSSLGNLRMLEMLDLSENSLSGPIPSQLSNMVSLSAANVSFNRLSGPLPVGWANKLPADGFLGNPQLCVRPEDAACSKNQYRSRTRRNTRIIVALLLSSLAVMASGLCAVRYAVKTSRRRLLAKRVSVRGLDATTTEELPEDLSYDDIIRATDNWSEKYVIGRGRHGTVYRTELAPGRRWAVKTVDLSRVKFPIEMKILNMVRHRNIVKMEGYCIRGNFGVILSEYMPRGTLFELLHGRKPQVVALDWKARHQIALGAAQGLSYLHHDCVPMVVHRDVKSSNILMDADLVPKIADFGMGKIVGDEDADATVSVVVGTLGYIAPEHGYNTRLTEKSDVYSYGVVLLELLCRRMPVDPAFGDGVDIVAWMRLNLKHADCCSVMTFLDEEIMYWPEDEKAKALDVLDMAISCTQVAFESRPSMREVVGALMRIDDQYI